A window from Peromyscus eremicus chromosome 1, PerEre_H2_v1, whole genome shotgun sequence encodes these proteins:
- the Lmntd2 gene encoding lamin tail domain-containing protein 2 isoform X1, with protein sequence MAPKSCQESEDEQVSPAPAGVKPDSSDLESPVGTPMDTVAPSRSQSSKPYCASIPVGCSFKQQLAPETLDPRTLRLLWEQRELEIQALRWAVQNSQNARYYHILQEVAGIPPERHSKSQDKFLQNQVQKLTLELKAQKEHAQLEKEQLEEKLRQNLRTMQQMEAELQTFEKSCLLQLARSSWVGRVIRSQTGSVEVVTAEVLRDPTDSSDYVEVPSGTEGFRLEDVDWNSVAQRYPNLFSNMSFHSEQKLLQPHPSYDMDTWDSECAIKSMEKPGKILEWSALPLVDSSSSGGTDSDSNSYQIVRHSGTKKVSGHPAQGTDLAASEQIQECTRSFSGHMEDPHKSGSASFSKTVLESCTDLHHQYARPQLNLLGCSLKIAAVSHREKFIRILNQSQAETVDLGGFVLKQLVRDFPVCMYRFPPGTLLAPQHHITVWGEGTSRTKKQLPVSSGQDPLYFQSSRGCVTVLVNPQGQVLSEHQAAPCMTLGSKIFKDNTDWSIDRFPLSESEPNADPGEEQRRPPSPHKGRVRGAGAGRKKLGPGIRQQRLSRTSTNGQRTSGSLRPNETRDILPLLSIRKLLYPGEVPAQQEGVKTETSELLPAIPECASRMCLEDSLGRQERKVQVCRKSVDLSCPMVALSVQSTAESRYGFRFLCYPPITEDLSRRL encoded by the exons ATGGCCCCTAAGTCTTGCCAGGAGTCTGAAGATGAGCAGGTGTCCCCAGCTCCAGCAGGTGTAAAGCCAGACAGCAGTGACTTAGAGTCCCCAGTTGGCACACCTATGGACACAGTGGCTCCTTCGCGTTCCCAGAGCAGTAAGCCCTACTGCGCATCCATACCAGTAGGCTGCTCTTTCAAGCAGCA gttagCCCCTGAAACCCTGGACCCACGTACCCTGAGGCTGTTATGGGAACAGAGAGAACTAGAGATCCAGGCACTTCGGTGGGCTGTCCAGAATAGCCAGAATGCCCGATACTACCACATCCTGCAGGAGGTGGCAGGGATTCCCCCTGAGCG GCACTCCAAAAGCCAAGACAAATTCCTGCAGAACCAGGTCCAGAAGCTTACACTGGAGCTGAAAGCCCAGAAGGAACACGCTCAGCTG GAGAAAGAGCAGTTGGAGGAGAAACTTCGCCAGAACCTCCGTACAATGCAGCAGATGGAGGCCGAGCTGCAGACCTTCGAGAAATCATGCCTTCTACAGCTGGCCCGTTCCTCTTGGGTGGGACGCGTGATTCGGTCTCAGACTGGCAGTGTAGAG GTGGTTACTGCAGAGGTTCTAAGAGACCCTACTGACTCCTCTGATTATGTTGAGGTTCCCTCTGGCACGGAG GGTTTCCGATTGGAGGATGTAGATTGGAACAGCGTTGCCCAACGATATCCCAACCTCTTCTCCAACATGAGTTTccactcagaacaaaa GCTGCTCCAGCCCCACCCGTCCTACGATATGGATACCTGGGACTCGGAGTGTGCCATCAAGTCTATGGAGAAGCCTGGAAAAATCCTGGAGTGGAGCGCCTTGCCTTTGGTAGACTCCAGCAGCTCAGGGGGGACCGACTCTGACTCTAACAGCTACCAGATAGTTCGGCATTCTGGAACAAAGAAGGTGTCGGGCCACCCGGCCCAGGGAACAGACTTAGCTGCTTCTGAGCAGATTCAGGAGTGCACTAGGAGCTTCAGTGGACACATGGAAG ATCCCCATAAGAGCGGCTCAGCGTCGTTTAGCAAGACTGTTCTGGAGTCCTGTACAGACCTTCACCACCAGTACGCAAGGCCCCAGTTGAA CCTACTTGGCTGCTCCTTGAAGATCGCTGCCGTCAGCCACCGAGAGAAGTTCATCCGTATCCTCAACCAGTCTCAGGCAGAGACTGTCGACCTGGGTGGCTTTGTTCTGAAGCAGCTTGTGAGGGACTTCCCTGTGTGCATGTACCGATTCCCGCCTGGTACTCTGCTAGCCCCACAGCACCATATCACG GTATGGGGCGAAGGAACCAGCAGGACCAAGAAGCAGCTGCCAGTGTCCTCGGGCCAGGACCCCTTGTACTTCCAATCCAGTCGAGGCTGTGTGACAGTACTAGTCAACCCTCAAGGCCAG GTCCTCAGTGAGCATCAAGCTGCACCCTGCATGACCCTGGGCTCGAAGATCTTCAAAGACAACACTGACTGGTCCATTGACCGCTTCCCGCTCTCAGAGTCCGAGCCCAATGCTGACCCTGGCGAAGAGCAGCGTCGTCCTCCATCCCCACACAAGGGCAGGGTGCGGGGTGCTGGGGCCGGGCGCAAGAAGCTGGG GCCAGGTATTCGCCAGCAAAGGCTCTCCCGCACCAGCACTAACGGACAGAGGACTTCAGGATCTCTTCGCCCCAACGAGACACGGGATATCTTGCCGCTCCTGAGCATCCGCAAGCTTCTTTACCCTGGGGAAGTTCCTGCACAGCAGGAAGGTGTGAAGACTGAGACATCTGAACTCCTCCCTGCAATCCCAGAGTGTGCCTCAAGAATGTGCCTCGAGGACTCGCTGGGTAGGCAGGAGCGGAAGGTCCAG GTGTGCCGGAAAAGCGTGGACCTGAGTTGCCCCATGGTGGCCCTGTCAGTACAGAGCACAGCTGAGAGCAGATATGGCTTCCGCTTCCTCTGCTACCCTCCTATCACCGAGGATTTGTCCCGGCGGTTGTAG
- the Lmntd2 gene encoding lamin tail domain-containing protein 2 isoform X2: MAPKSCQESEDEQVSPAPAGVKPDSSDLESPVGTPMDTVAPSRSQSSKPYCASIPVGCSFKQQLAPETLDPRTLRLLWEQRELEIQALRWAVQNSQNARYYHILQEVAGIPPERHSKSQDKFLQNQVQKLTLELKAQKEHAQLEKEQLEEKLRQNLRTMQQMEAELQTFEKSCLLQLARSSWVGRVIRSQTGSVEVVTAEVLRDPTDSSDYVEVPSGTEGFRLEDVDWNSVAQRYPNLFSNMSFHSEQKLLQPHPSYDMDTWDSECAIKSMEKPGKILEWSALPLVDSSSSGGTDSDSNSYQIVRHSGTKKVSGHPAQGTDLAASEQIQECTRSFSGHMEDPHKSGSASFSKTVLESCTDLHHHLLGCSLKIAAVSHREKFIRILNQSQAETVDLGGFVLKQLVRDFPVCMYRFPPGTLLAPQHHITVWGEGTSRTKKQLPVSSGQDPLYFQSSRGCVTVLVNPQGQVLSEHQAAPCMTLGSKIFKDNTDWSIDRFPLSESEPNADPGEEQRRPPSPHKGRVRGAGAGRKKLGPGIRQQRLSRTSTNGQRTSGSLRPNETRDILPLLSIRKLLYPGEVPAQQEGVKTETSELLPAIPECASRMCLEDSLGRQERKVQVCRKSVDLSCPMVALSVQSTAESRYGFRFLCYPPITEDLSRRL; the protein is encoded by the exons ATGGCCCCTAAGTCTTGCCAGGAGTCTGAAGATGAGCAGGTGTCCCCAGCTCCAGCAGGTGTAAAGCCAGACAGCAGTGACTTAGAGTCCCCAGTTGGCACACCTATGGACACAGTGGCTCCTTCGCGTTCCCAGAGCAGTAAGCCCTACTGCGCATCCATACCAGTAGGCTGCTCTTTCAAGCAGCA gttagCCCCTGAAACCCTGGACCCACGTACCCTGAGGCTGTTATGGGAACAGAGAGAACTAGAGATCCAGGCACTTCGGTGGGCTGTCCAGAATAGCCAGAATGCCCGATACTACCACATCCTGCAGGAGGTGGCAGGGATTCCCCCTGAGCG GCACTCCAAAAGCCAAGACAAATTCCTGCAGAACCAGGTCCAGAAGCTTACACTGGAGCTGAAAGCCCAGAAGGAACACGCTCAGCTG GAGAAAGAGCAGTTGGAGGAGAAACTTCGCCAGAACCTCCGTACAATGCAGCAGATGGAGGCCGAGCTGCAGACCTTCGAGAAATCATGCCTTCTACAGCTGGCCCGTTCCTCTTGGGTGGGACGCGTGATTCGGTCTCAGACTGGCAGTGTAGAG GTGGTTACTGCAGAGGTTCTAAGAGACCCTACTGACTCCTCTGATTATGTTGAGGTTCCCTCTGGCACGGAG GGTTTCCGATTGGAGGATGTAGATTGGAACAGCGTTGCCCAACGATATCCCAACCTCTTCTCCAACATGAGTTTccactcagaacaaaa GCTGCTCCAGCCCCACCCGTCCTACGATATGGATACCTGGGACTCGGAGTGTGCCATCAAGTCTATGGAGAAGCCTGGAAAAATCCTGGAGTGGAGCGCCTTGCCTTTGGTAGACTCCAGCAGCTCAGGGGGGACCGACTCTGACTCTAACAGCTACCAGATAGTTCGGCATTCTGGAACAAAGAAGGTGTCGGGCCACCCGGCCCAGGGAACAGACTTAGCTGCTTCTGAGCAGATTCAGGAGTGCACTAGGAGCTTCAGTGGACACATGGAAG ATCCCCATAAGAGCGGCTCAGCGTCGTTTAGCAAGACTGTTCTGGAGTCCTGTACAGACCTTCACCACCA CCTACTTGGCTGCTCCTTGAAGATCGCTGCCGTCAGCCACCGAGAGAAGTTCATCCGTATCCTCAACCAGTCTCAGGCAGAGACTGTCGACCTGGGTGGCTTTGTTCTGAAGCAGCTTGTGAGGGACTTCCCTGTGTGCATGTACCGATTCCCGCCTGGTACTCTGCTAGCCCCACAGCACCATATCACG GTATGGGGCGAAGGAACCAGCAGGACCAAGAAGCAGCTGCCAGTGTCCTCGGGCCAGGACCCCTTGTACTTCCAATCCAGTCGAGGCTGTGTGACAGTACTAGTCAACCCTCAAGGCCAG GTCCTCAGTGAGCATCAAGCTGCACCCTGCATGACCCTGGGCTCGAAGATCTTCAAAGACAACACTGACTGGTCCATTGACCGCTTCCCGCTCTCAGAGTCCGAGCCCAATGCTGACCCTGGCGAAGAGCAGCGTCGTCCTCCATCCCCACACAAGGGCAGGGTGCGGGGTGCTGGGGCCGGGCGCAAGAAGCTGGG GCCAGGTATTCGCCAGCAAAGGCTCTCCCGCACCAGCACTAACGGACAGAGGACTTCAGGATCTCTTCGCCCCAACGAGACACGGGATATCTTGCCGCTCCTGAGCATCCGCAAGCTTCTTTACCCTGGGGAAGTTCCTGCACAGCAGGAAGGTGTGAAGACTGAGACATCTGAACTCCTCCCTGCAATCCCAGAGTGTGCCTCAAGAATGTGCCTCGAGGACTCGCTGGGTAGGCAGGAGCGGAAGGTCCAG GTGTGCCGGAAAAGCGTGGACCTGAGTTGCCCCATGGTGGCCCTGTCAGTACAGAGCACAGCTGAGAGCAGATATGGCTTCCGCTTCCTCTGCTACCCTCCTATCACCGAGGATTTGTCCCGGCGGTTGTAG
- the Lrrc56 gene encoding leucine-rich repeat-containing protein 56: MWMDPAWDGSQGPRPSTASVRVRELSWQGLNNPCPQNKRLGSHGDIHREQRVEEHLSPARLQALARVDDLQLVRVLEMCVDTRKNSLGNFGVHLPNLIQLKLNHSCLGSLRDLGTSLGHLQVLWLARCGLSDLDGIGSFLALKELYVSYNNISDLSPLCLLEQLEVLDLEGNNVEDLGQMRYLQLCPRLATLTLEGNLVCLKPDPDPSNKAPQDYNYRAEVKKLIPQLHILDEVPTTCTNLPAPHKLNQDWLMVKEAIKEGSVLDILFPRLDCSHGTTLRKLDPTLPVPETQPWALSLLVPEVPLPEGLLSENPATEDHASNLTHGAGQVLCGNPTKGLRERRYQYQEWAPLEQLPPHRPDLATSPSTPRPDPAESCDLAMTGLRAWREPGLRPLLHRQLEFQQERLAQAPAQDPQRASEEQEDQTGPKTSLIPPRLTSELSRTSGFHLIPSPPKYPMPPESGSSPSGRPADLPFRGRRLRVLGSLGPSLGEGSGLGERLAAVTALRALEVSSGPSHRVQGCPDPKPALGPAACSPGLHCLHHLNPIPPAHSLP, translated from the exons ATGTGGATGGACCCAGCCTGGGATGGATCCCAGGGGCCTCGGCCAAGCACAGCTAGTGTCCGGGTACGGGAGCTGAGCTGGCAGGGCCTAAACAACCCCTGCCCACAAAACAAGAGACTGGGCAGCCATGGGGATATCCACAGGGAGCAGCGGGTGGAGGAGCACCTTTCCCCTGCTCGGCTG CAGGCCCTGGCCCGGGTAGATGACCTCCAACTGGTGAGGGTGCTGGAGATGTGTGTGGACACCCGTAAGAACAGCCTGGGGAACTTCG GAGTGCACCTCCCTAACCTGATCCAACTGAAGCTGAACCACAGCTGCCTGGGCTCCCTCAG AGACCTGGGCACTTCTCTGGGCCACCTGCAGGTGCTGTGGCTGGCTCGTTGTGGCCTGAGTGATTTGGATGGCATTGGCTCCTTCTTGGCACTGAAG GAACTTTATGTCTCCTACAACAACATCTCAGACCTGAGTCCACTGTGCCTGCTCGAGCAGCTGGAGGTGCTGGACCTTGAGGGCAACAATGTGGAAGACCTGGGGCAGATGCGGTACCTGCAGCTGTGCCCACGGTTGGCCACGCTCACATTGGAGGGGAATCTGGTGTGCTTGAAGCCAGACCCCGACCCTTCCAACAAG GCACCCCAGGACTACAACTATAGGGCAGAGGTAAAGAAGCTTATCCCCCAGCTCCACATCCTAGATGAGGTCCCCACCACATGCACCAACCTGCCTGCTCCCCACAAGCTGAACCAGGACTGGCTGATGGTGAAGGAGGCCATCAAGGAAGGCAGCGTGCTTGACATTCTCTTCCCTCGGCTGG ATTGTTCCCATGGAACCACCCTACGGAAACTTGACCCAACCTTGCCTGTGCCTGAGACCCAGCCATGGGCTCTGTCCCTGCTGGTCCCTGAGGTCCCCTTGCCTGAAGGTCTGCTTTCTGAGAACCCAGCCACAGAAGACCATGCCAGCAACCTCACCCATG GTGCTGGTCAAGTTCTCTGTGGGAACCCTACCAAAGGCCTGCGGGAACGTAGATACCAGTACCAG GAATGGGCACCCCTGGAGCAGCTGCCCCCACATAGGCCTGATCTGGCCACCAGCCCCTCCACCCCAAGGCCTGACCCTGCAGAAAGCTGTGACCTGGCCATGACTGGGCTTCGGGCCTGGAGGGAGCCTGGCCTGCG tcccctcctccacagGCAGCTGGAGTTCCAGCAGGAAAGGCTTGCTCAGGCTCCAGCTCAGGACCCACAGAGGGCTTCTGAAGAACAGGAAGACCAGACTGGACCAAAGACTTCCCTAATCCCCCCACGCCTGACCTCAG aactttccagGACATCGGGCTTTCACCTGATCCCTTCTCCCCCGAAGTACCCAATGCCCCCCGAGTCAGGCAGCAGCCCCTCGGGGAGACCTGCAGACCTGCCCTTCAGAGGGCGTAGGCTTAGAGTCCTGGGTAGCTTAGGGCCTAGCCTGGGTGAGGGGTCCGGCCTGGGTGAGAGGTTGGCTGCAGTGACCGCCCTGAGAGCCCTGGAGGTGTCCTCAGGTCCCAGCCATCGAGTCCAGGGATGTCCAGACCCAAAGCCAGCACTAGGTCCAGCAGCTTGCTCTCCAGGCCTCCACTGCCTCCATCACCTGAACCCAATCCCTCCAGCCCATTCTCTCCCTTAG
- the Hras gene encoding GTPase HRas, with translation MTEYKLVVVGAGGVGKSALTIQLIQNHFVDEYDPTIEDSYRKQVVIDGETCLLDILDTAGQEEYSAMRDQYMRTGEGFLCVFAINNTKSFEDIHQYREQIKRVKDSDDVPMVLVGNKCDLAARTVESRQAQDLARSYGIPYIETSAKTRQGSRSGSGSSSGTLWDPPGPM, from the exons ATGACAGAATACAAGCTTGTGGTGGTGGGTGCTGGAGGCGTGGGAAAGAGTGCCCTGACCATCCAGCTGATCCAGAACCATTTTGTGGACGAGTATGACCCCACCATAGAG GACTCCTATCGGAAACAGGTGGTCATTGATGGGGAGACATGTCTGCTGGACATCTTAGACACAGCAGGTCAAGAGGAGTATAGTGCCATGCGGGACCAGTACATGCGCACAGGggagggtttcctctgtgtgtttgcCATCAACAACACCAAGTCCTTTGAAGACATCCATCAGTACAG GGAGCAGATCAAGCGGGTGAAGGACTCAGACGATGTGCCAATGGTGCTGGTGGGGAACAAGTGTGACCTGGCCGCTCGTACTGTTGAGTCTCGGCAGGCCCAGGACCTTGCCCGCAGCTATGGCATCCCCTACATTGAAACATCAGCCAAGACCCGGCAG GGCAGCCgctctggctctggctccagCTCCGGGACCCTCTGGGACCCCCCGGGACCCATGTGA